One part of the Bacillus rossius redtenbacheri isolate Brsri chromosome 18, Brsri_v3, whole genome shotgun sequence genome encodes these proteins:
- the LOC134541432 gene encoding START domain-containing protein 10-like isoform X3 codes for MDVGVVRVADDQDFAKLKQLVDIHAGWKLEYNKGAAKVWTKPVAGTHFKMIKIRSLFPDVSPIQMYDVLHDPEYRKVWDQHMIESHDIGCLNPNNDIGYYAMSCPAPLKNRDFVLQRSWLDTGQEQYIINHSVYHRDFPPRRGLIRATSFLTGFLVRSAGEGGCDLGYVSQTDPQGTLPPWIVNRITQIFAPKMVKKLLKASRGYPGWKQQNNPNWKPWHFPEQITMPRISVQDCVKSAAEKSVHYADETGIDDSSVVTYLNDADDSD; via the exons ATGGACGTGGGCGTGGTGCGCGTGGCGGACGACCAGGACTTCGCCAAGCTGAAGCAGCTGGTGGACATCCACGCCGGCTGGAAGCTGGAGTACAACAAGGGGGCCGCGAAGGTGTGGACCAAGCCCGTGGCGGGCACCCACTTCAAGATGATCAAG ATCCGGAGCTTGTTCCCGGACGTGTCCCCGATCCAGATGTACGACGTGCTGCACGATCCGGAGTACAGGAAGGTGTGGGACCAGCACATGATCGAGTCTCATGACATCGGTTGCCTTAACCCGAACAACGATATCGGCTACTACGCAA TGTCGTGCCCCGCGCCGCTGAAGAACCGCGACTTCGTGCTGCAGAGGTCGTGGCTGGACACCGGCCAGGAGCAGTACATCATAAACCACTCCGTGTACCACCGGGACTTCCCGCCGCGCCGGGGGCTCATCCGCGCCACCTCCTTCCTCACGG GCTTCCTGGTGCGGTCGGCGGGCGAAGGCGGCTGCGACCTGGGCTACGTGTCCCAGACCGACCCCCAGGGGACGCTGCCCCCCTGGATCGTCAACAGGATCACGCAGATATTTGCCCCTAAA ATGGTGAAGAAGTTGCTGAAGGCGTCCCGGGGATACCCGGGCTGGAAGCAGCAGAACAACCCGAACTGGAAGCCGTGGCACTTCCCGGAGCAGATAACCATGCCCAGGATTTCTGTCCAGGAC TGTGTGAAGTCGGCGGCAGAGAAATCCGTCCACTACGCAGACGAGACGGGCATAGACGACAGCAGCGTCGTCACGTACTTGAACGACGCAGACGACAGTGACTGA
- the LOC134541432 gene encoding START domain-containing protein 10-like isoform X1 gives MWRDGRPAGMDVGVVRVADDQDFAKLKQLVDIHAGWKLEYNKGAAKVWTKPVAGTHFKMIKIRSLFPDVSPIQMYDVLHDPEYRKVWDQHMIESHDIGCLNPNNDIGYYAMSCPAPLKNRDFVLQRSWLDTGQEQYIINHSVYHRDFPPRRGLIRATSFLTGFLVRSAGEGGCDLGYVSQTDPQGTLPPWIVNRITQIFAPKMVKKLLKASRGYPGWKQQNNPNWKPWHFPEQITMPRISVQDCVKSAAEKSVHYADETGIDDSSVVTYLNDADDSD, from the exons cgACGGGAGGCCGGCCGGCATGGACGTGGGCGTGGTGCGCGTGGCGGACGACCAGGACTTCGCCAAGCTGAAGCAGCTGGTGGACATCCACGCCGGCTGGAAGCTGGAGTACAACAAGGGGGCCGCGAAGGTGTGGACCAAGCCCGTGGCGGGCACCCACTTCAAGATGATCAAG ATCCGGAGCTTGTTCCCGGACGTGTCCCCGATCCAGATGTACGACGTGCTGCACGATCCGGAGTACAGGAAGGTGTGGGACCAGCACATGATCGAGTCTCATGACATCGGTTGCCTTAACCCGAACAACGATATCGGCTACTACGCAA TGTCGTGCCCCGCGCCGCTGAAGAACCGCGACTTCGTGCTGCAGAGGTCGTGGCTGGACACCGGCCAGGAGCAGTACATCATAAACCACTCCGTGTACCACCGGGACTTCCCGCCGCGCCGGGGGCTCATCCGCGCCACCTCCTTCCTCACGG GCTTCCTGGTGCGGTCGGCGGGCGAAGGCGGCTGCGACCTGGGCTACGTGTCCCAGACCGACCCCCAGGGGACGCTGCCCCCCTGGATCGTCAACAGGATCACGCAGATATTTGCCCCTAAA ATGGTGAAGAAGTTGCTGAAGGCGTCCCGGGGATACCCGGGCTGGAAGCAGCAGAACAACCCGAACTGGAAGCCGTGGCACTTCCCGGAGCAGATAACCATGCCCAGGATTTCTGTCCAGGAC TGTGTGAAGTCGGCGGCAGAGAAATCCGTCCACTACGCAGACGAGACGGGCATAGACGACAGCAGCGTCGTCACGTACTTGAACGACGCAGACGACAGTGACTGA
- the LOC134541432 gene encoding START domain-containing protein 10-like isoform X2, translating to MWRSPPPPPPCSDGRPAGMDVGVVRVADDQDFAKLKQLVDIHAGWKLEYNKGAAKVWTKPVAGTHFKMIKIRSLFPDVSPIQMYDVLHDPEYRKVWDQHMIESHDIGCLNPNNDIGYYAMSCPAPLKNRDFVLQRSWLDTGQEQYIINHSVYHRDFPPRRGLIRATSFLTGFLVRSAGEGGCDLGYVSQTDPQGTLPPWIVNRITQIFAPKMVKKLLKASRGYPGWKQQNNPNWKPWHFPEQITMPRISVQDCVKSAAEKSVHYADETGIDDSSVVTYLNDADDSD from the exons ctcccccccccccccccccccctgcagcgACGGGAGGCCGGCCGGCATGGACGTGGGCGTGGTGCGCGTGGCGGACGACCAGGACTTCGCCAAGCTGAAGCAGCTGGTGGACATCCACGCCGGCTGGAAGCTGGAGTACAACAAGGGGGCCGCGAAGGTGTGGACCAAGCCCGTGGCGGGCACCCACTTCAAGATGATCAAG ATCCGGAGCTTGTTCCCGGACGTGTCCCCGATCCAGATGTACGACGTGCTGCACGATCCGGAGTACAGGAAGGTGTGGGACCAGCACATGATCGAGTCTCATGACATCGGTTGCCTTAACCCGAACAACGATATCGGCTACTACGCAA TGTCGTGCCCCGCGCCGCTGAAGAACCGCGACTTCGTGCTGCAGAGGTCGTGGCTGGACACCGGCCAGGAGCAGTACATCATAAACCACTCCGTGTACCACCGGGACTTCCCGCCGCGCCGGGGGCTCATCCGCGCCACCTCCTTCCTCACGG GCTTCCTGGTGCGGTCGGCGGGCGAAGGCGGCTGCGACCTGGGCTACGTGTCCCAGACCGACCCCCAGGGGACGCTGCCCCCCTGGATCGTCAACAGGATCACGCAGATATTTGCCCCTAAA ATGGTGAAGAAGTTGCTGAAGGCGTCCCGGGGATACCCGGGCTGGAAGCAGCAGAACAACCCGAACTGGAAGCCGTGGCACTTCCCGGAGCAGATAACCATGCCCAGGATTTCTGTCCAGGAC TGTGTGAAGTCGGCGGCAGAGAAATCCGTCCACTACGCAGACGAGACGGGCATAGACGACAGCAGCGTCGTCACGTACTTGAACGACGCAGACGACAGTGACTGA